The sequence AGTGCTAAATGGATCGAAGGTTTGGAGTTCGCAGATCGAGAAGAATTGGGATTTTGGGAAAGGAACGGGTACCACCGTCGCGGCGAGCCTTGGGCTGAAGAACGTTACAGTTTGTAGTTGGAGCGATCGTTACCTAGGGGAGAACAGATAGATGTTTCCCCTACACAAACAAAGTCCGCCTGCGCGGACTTCAAGTAAACAGGGGGTAACTAAACAGGATTTGGTTATTACTTAAACTTCTACCTCTTCTAACTCCTCTTCTGTTTCATCTACTTCTTCTATCTCTTCCATCTCTTCTTCCTCTTCCTCTTGCGCTAGGGCTTGACGGCGTGCTTCTTCTTCCCTAGCTTTGCGATCTTCCTCGGCATAGTCATACTTAGATGCATCTTTAATGTCAATCTTCCATCCGGTCAATCGCGCTGCTAAACGTACATTCTGACCTTCTTTCCCGATCGCCAGGCTCAATTGGTCGTCCGGCACGAGTACGTGTGCCTGGCGTTCCTCGGCATTAATCAATCTGACTTCTTGAATGCGGGCGGGGCTGAGGGCATTAGCTATATAGGTAGCGGGGTCGGGCGACCACCGGATCACGTCAATCTTCTCACCTCGTAACTCCGCTACCACGGATTGAATCCGCGCGCCCCTAGCACCAATACAAGCACCAACCGGATCGACATCGCGCTCTAGGGTGTCAACGGCAATTTTAGTGCGCGGCCCCACAGCGTAGGAAGCATAGGATGGGGGATTCGCTTCCCTTGCCACTGCCACGATCCTGACAACTTCATCCTCGATCTCCGGCACTTCGTTGGCGAACAGATAAACTACTAAGCCAGCATCCGCACGAGATACCATCAGTTGCGGCCCGCGTCGCGATCCTTCATAGACTTTCTTCAGGTAAACCTTGAGCGTGGAATTAGGACGATAGGGGCGCTCGTTGGGTAATTGTTCGCGCTTTGGTAGCTCTGCCTCTACTTCTGGCTGTCCAAAGCCGCTGCTTACTGCCATAACTACCGAACTATTCTCGAATCGCAGCACTCGCCCCTGGAGTACAGTCCCCTCTAGATCTTGGAATTCTTCTTGAATCAAGCGGCGCTGTTGATCGCGCAGTTTTTGAGCTAATACCTGTTTGGTTTGAATTGCCGCCATCCGACCAAAATCATTTTGTTCGGGCGTGACATCGACTACTACGGTACCGCCTGCCTGCGCTTCTGGCGCTACCTCGCGCACTTCCGCCAATGAAATTTGATGATCGGTGTTATCTACCTCTTCTAAAATTGTCTTCGTGGCCAGGACTCGAAATCCCTCATTTTCGATATCCAGTTCCACGTCAAAGTTCTCAAAATATTCCTCATCAAAGTTAATTTCTTCCGTTCGATAGGTTTTGCGAAATTTCTCGTAGCCCTTAAGCAGTGCTTCGCGCAGAGCATTTTGAACGGCATGTTTGGGCAGATTGCGTTCTTTACTAATCACCTCTACCATATTGCCCAGTCCTGGCAGCTTCAGCATTGACATATTATTTCTATCTCCTGATTAAACTTCTCGATTGATGTCATCAAACAAATATTGGGTAGATTGGGAAACCGTCGAGGTCTTCAACTAAGCTCGACCCCTGTTACCAGTTCCCACGGTATTTCGATTAACTTGCCTTTCTGGCTCAGGGTCAGTAGCTCGGCACTGCGACTTACTAGCTGACCCGTCCAACTTTGCTTGCCAGCGTGGGGCGCACGGGTGCTAGCAGTAACCGTGAATCCCCGAAAAGCCACAAACTCGCGATCGCTTTTGAGCTGCCGATCCGTACCCGGGCTAGATACTTCTAATACATAGGCATGGGGAATAATATCGGCTCGGTCGAGGGCAGGTTCGAGGGCGAGGCTCATGCGTTCGCAGTCTGATAAGCTGGTATCTCCTTCAGGGATGCGAATATCTACGCGCAGTACCGCCGGATTTTTATGCGTGTGGAACACCACATCCACCACTTCTAATCCTAGGGACGGCGCGATCGCTTCAGCGATCTGTAAAATTTGCGGAATCAACGGATGGCTCATATGTACTTGGTATGTACGTGAATGCAAATCAATCCGAGCTAAAAACAGAAAAAGTGGGCTTATTCCCACTTTTCCACAAAACTCCTGCGCAATCTAACTCACAATTAGCTCGATCGCTAGTCAGGGCGCAGATTAATCTCTAGCAGCATTAAGGCAATTGCGATCGCAATTGCTCTAGATATCTCTAGCTTGCTGCGTAGGGTTGATTCATGCTAGCACAACTGTCAATCGTGCATTTTTTGCAGTTCCGGTCTTTCTTCTGGTTCGATCGCGCCCTTAACGGGACAAACTTCCAGGCACACACCACAGTCAATGCAAGTATCGAAGTCGATCCAATACCAGGAAGTACCTTTAATATTAGTCCCTGGCCCTGGATGAATGCAGGCCACCGGACAGGCTGGCACGCAAGCCGCCACACCTTCGCAGATATCAGTTGCAATTGTATAAGCCATATGGTGGTTTGAACGGATGCAGGCAAATAGT comes from Pseudanabaena sp. PCC 6802 and encodes:
- the nusA gene encoding transcription termination factor NusA, with amino-acid sequence MSMLKLPGLGNMVEVISKERNLPKHAVQNALREALLKGYEKFRKTYRTEEINFDEEYFENFDVELDIENEGFRVLATKTILEEVDNTDHQISLAEVREVAPEAQAGGTVVVDVTPEQNDFGRMAAIQTKQVLAQKLRDQQRRLIQEEFQDLEGTVLQGRVLRFENSSVVMAVSSGFGQPEVEAELPKREQLPNERPYRPNSTLKVYLKKVYEGSRRGPQLMVSRADAGLVVYLFANEVPEIEDEVVRIVAVAREANPPSYASYAVGPRTKIAVDTLERDVDPVGACIGARGARIQSVVAELRGEKIDVIRWSPDPATYIANALSPARIQEVRLINAEERQAHVLVPDDQLSLAIGKEGQNVRLAARLTGWKIDIKDASKYDYAEEDRKAREEEARRQALAQEEEEEEMEEIEEVDETEEELEEVEV
- a CDS encoding indolepyruvate ferredoxin oxidoreductase subunit alpha — its product is MAYTIATDICEGVAACVPACPVACIHPGPGTNIKGTSWYWIDFDTCIDCGVCLEVCPVKGAIEPEERPELQKMHD
- the rimP gene encoding ribosome maturation factor RimP, producing the protein MSHPLIPQILQIAEAIAPSLGLEVVDVVFHTHKNPAVLRVDIRIPEGDTSLSDCERMSLALEPALDRADIIPHAYVLEVSSPGTDRQLKSDREFVAFRGFTVTASTRAPHAGKQSWTGQLVSRSAELLTLSQKGKLIEIPWELVTGVELS